DNA from Acidobacteriota bacterium:
TCGATATTTGTGATCTCGCCGTCGCGCTGAATGGTGAATCGGTAGACGACGTTGCCCTGGATTCCGAGGCGGATCAGATCGGGCATGTTCCGATACCAGTAGTGGCGGATCCGCCGGATCATCTCCACCGAATAATCACCCCATGGGTACCACTGCGTCTCGAACGAGACCGGACCGCTGACGGCAAAGCCCTCGTCTCCGCCGAATGCGCCCGGGGATCCGGCGCCCACATCGCCGGGAGGCGTAACGGCCTGAATCGCGCGATTCCAGTCGACCAGCGGTGCCGTGGTCGAGGGTTGCGACACCGATTCCGGCTGAGCCTCTTCCCGCTCGGGCGGGCCGGGCATTGATCCGGGAAGGCCAGGTGGGGCGAGCCCCGCTCCCGGTCCGGGATTGTTCGAAGGCTCGGCACCCTGTGGATCGGGGGTGCTCGCGATGCGGTTGGCGTCGGACAGCGGCGCCGTCGAATCCGGCTGTTCGCGAACCTCCGGTCCGGGCGCATCCGTGACGGGA
Protein-coding regions in this window:
- a CDS encoding TonB family protein; translation: MAAERLGLIEERGSPPSGVLISLLVHAAIVILLIAFRAQSSPEDQQTIEYVDLVRQATPVSPSQTESLPVTDAPGPEVREQPDSTAPLSDANRIASTPDPQGAEPSNNPGPGAGLAPPGLPGSMPGPPEREEAQPESVSQPSTTAPLVDWNRAIQAVTPPGDVGAGSPGAFGGDEGFAVSGPVSFETQWYPWGDYSVEMIRRIRHYWYRNMPDLIRLGIQGNVVYRFTIQRDGEITNIEMLRPSGSPPYDFAARKAIELSSALPPLPGDFPGATERVTVSFFYNMEPPKRRD